The Corallococcus exiguus genome includes a region encoding these proteins:
- a CDS encoding GlxA family transcriptional regulator, translating into MPAGSSSIRVAVLALEGCVASSVAGPLDVFAMANRLSRDQGGGEPFTTELVAPLAGPVRSFHGLMLGAARVPAPTERFDVVIIPALVGDLEQRVAKRSTTDWLAGQHTRGAKLAAVCAGAFLLAEAGLLEGREATTHWGLARDFATRYPRVALKPELLLVDHGDVLTTGGITACMDLCLHLIAKQVSAELAALCARMLLVEPGRRFLAPDTVHATPRDHGDTAVLRAQEWLEAHLSEPVTLAGAAGAASLGERTLLRRFRKATGDTPLDYVQRLRIEAARRLLETTPRTVEDISQSVGYADTTSFRRRFKARTGLSPGSYRKRFALR; encoded by the coding sequence ATGCCTGCCGGGTCCTCGTCGATTCGTGTCGCGGTGCTGGCCCTGGAGGGCTGCGTGGCCTCCAGCGTCGCGGGCCCGCTGGACGTGTTCGCCATGGCCAACCGCCTGAGCCGGGACCAGGGCGGTGGAGAACCCTTCACGACGGAACTGGTGGCGCCCCTCGCCGGCCCCGTGCGCAGCTTCCATGGCCTGATGCTGGGCGCCGCGCGAGTGCCGGCCCCGACGGAACGCTTCGACGTCGTCATCATCCCCGCGCTCGTGGGCGACCTGGAGCAACGCGTGGCGAAGCGCTCCACCACGGACTGGCTGGCGGGACAGCACACGCGAGGCGCGAAGCTCGCGGCGGTGTGCGCGGGCGCCTTCCTGCTCGCCGAGGCGGGGCTCCTGGAGGGCCGGGAGGCCACCACCCACTGGGGGCTGGCCCGGGACTTCGCGACCCGCTATCCCCGCGTGGCGCTCAAGCCGGAATTGCTCCTGGTGGACCATGGCGACGTGCTCACCACGGGCGGAATCACCGCCTGCATGGACCTCTGCCTGCACCTGATCGCGAAGCAGGTCTCCGCGGAGCTGGCCGCGCTTTGCGCCAGGATGCTCCTGGTGGAACCCGGCCGTCGGTTCCTCGCCCCCGACACAGTGCACGCCACGCCTCGCGACCACGGCGACACCGCCGTGCTGCGCGCCCAGGAGTGGCTGGAGGCCCACCTCTCGGAGCCGGTGACCCTGGCGGGAGCGGCCGGGGCCGCGAGCCTGGGCGAACGCACGCTGCTGCGTCGGTTCCGCAAGGCCACCGGCGATACGCCCCTGGACTATGTCCAGCGCCTGCGCATCGAGGCCGCCCGGCGACTCCTGGAGACCACTCCCCGAACCGTGGAGGACATCTCCCAGTCCGTCGGCTACGCCGACACCACGTCGTTCCGCCGCCGCTTCAAGGCTCGCACCGGACTGTCTCCGGGCTCCTACAGGAAGCGGTTCGCGCTGCGCTGA
- a CDS encoding cysteine hydrolase family protein: MENTALLLIDIQNDYFPEGRFELDRCDAAATQARAALDFFRERGLPVIHVRHESPQPGATFFLPGTPGAEIHPRVAPRPGEAVVLKHFPNSFRETDLQERLRTLEVKHLVVVGMMTLMCVDATVRAAADLGYTVTVLGDACAARSLEFQGQSVPAPQVHAAFLAALGMGYARVLPTADFLAQAGR, from the coding sequence GTGGAGAACACCGCACTGCTGCTCATCGACATCCAGAATGACTATTTCCCCGAGGGACGGTTCGAACTGGATCGCTGCGATGCCGCGGCCACCCAGGCCCGGGCGGCCCTGGACTTCTTCCGGGAGCGCGGCCTTCCGGTCATCCACGTGCGCCACGAATCCCCGCAGCCAGGCGCCACCTTCTTCCTGCCGGGGACCCCGGGCGCGGAGATTCATCCTCGAGTCGCGCCTCGACCGGGTGAAGCGGTGGTGCTCAAGCACTTCCCCAACAGCTTCCGCGAGACGGACCTCCAGGAGCGCCTGCGGACCCTGGAGGTGAAGCACCTGGTGGTCGTGGGAATGATGACCCTCATGTGCGTGGATGCCACGGTGCGGGCCGCAGCGGACCTGGGCTACACGGTCACCGTGCTGGGGGATGCGTGCGCGGCCCGGAGCCTGGAGTTCCAGGGCCAGAGCGTGCCCGCGCCCCAGGTCCATGCCGCGTTCCTGGCGGCGTTGGGGATGGGCTACGCCAGGGTCCTGCCGACCGCCGACTTCCTGGCCCAGGCCGGACGCTGA